Proteins encoded in a region of the Corynebacterium breve genome:
- a CDS encoding maltokinase N-terminal cap-like domain-containing protein, protein MFSPSKEELAKRFGAIHDLVGSYTFDDPANQVGIETLVGNDLDGRLMQFPVTYIAEDTHSEATLAEIDHSTLGKRFVVPATASETAVREYIRVILNGTEGTAVAAEEAPAIEVEGSGEGPAEIGEVVLREFTRQRATGTVVVDGKVRSFFLRIPNLLTHSKEIATGHTTSRLRLTGWKAGAPEDTRILAELSWGDLQK, encoded by the coding sequence ATGTTTTCACCATCCAAAGAGGAGCTGGCCAAGCGATTCGGAGCAATCCATGACCTAGTTGGCTCGTACACTTTCGACGATCCTGCAAACCAGGTTGGTATTGAGACTCTGGTGGGCAACGACCTTGATGGCCGCCTGATGCAGTTCCCCGTCACCTACATCGCAGAAGACACCCACTCAGAAGCAACGCTGGCGGAGATTGACCATTCGACGCTGGGCAAGCGCTTTGTCGTTCCAGCAACGGCGAGCGAGACCGCGGTGCGCGAATATATCCGCGTTATTCTCAACGGCACAGAAGGAACAGCAGTAGCAGCAGAAGAAGCCCCTGCGATCGAGGTAGAGGGCTCGGGCGAGGGTCCGGCTGAGATCGGCGAGGTCGTGCTGCGCGAGTTCACCCGCCAGCGTGCGACCGGTACCGTCGTCGTCGACGGCAAGGTTCGCTCCTTCTTCCTGCGGATCCCGAACCTGCTGACCCACAGCAAGGAAATCGCTACCGGCCACACGACCTCGCGCCTGCGCCTGACCGGCTGGAAGGCCGGTGCCCCAGAGGACACCCGCATTCTTGCAGAATTGTCCTGGGGTGACCTGCAGAAGTAA
- a CDS encoding M13 family metallopeptidase — MNDLYQFVNGPWLENHVIPDDRGVDGTFHALRDDAEAAVHELVNAGAGRATDLFTSFMDTDAINSRGVAPLDDDLSALSVKDIDEFAVNLGRLERDGVGAPLTYFIEKDSQGENAVAYLVQSGLGLPDEAYYRSEAHAETLEAYRKHVAEMLGFLDPANLFGLPADAAATRIVNLETELASGHWDVVQSRDAMATYNPVEVEDLPDVIRKLLSGSGVTTGRVINMMPSYTEHLAGMLRPEHLADWQLWATWCILRSRAGLLAEEIGAKNFEFYGTKLSGATQQRDRWKRGVGLAESLVGEEIGKAYVDQHFPAKSKEDMLTLVGYLTRAYRERISQLEWMTEETRTRAIEKLAQFKAKIGYPDMWRSYEGLEFDTSGELLVDNVRKGAAFEHEYQLAKVGKPADRDEWVTTPQTVNAFYNPVVNDITFPAAILQPPFYNPDADAAENFGAIGAVIGHEIGHGFDDQGSRYDGLGNLNSWWTDTDREAFDELTGKLVEQYDGLIPAVLKGKEGVDGVNGEFTLGENIGDLGGLGIAVVAYKLYLADEGLDDGPELEFQVEQAEPALYEQKYTGMQRLFLAWARVWRTAIRPEMAHQYLAIDPHSPAEFRCNKIVANVDEFYQAFPEVTSDSEMWIAPEDRVTIW; from the coding sequence GCGACCGACCTGTTCACCAGCTTCATGGATACCGATGCGATCAACTCTCGTGGCGTTGCTCCGCTTGACGACGATCTCTCGGCCCTCTCGGTCAAAGACATCGATGAGTTCGCCGTCAACCTTGGCCGGCTCGAGCGCGACGGAGTCGGCGCACCTTTGACGTACTTCATCGAAAAGGATTCGCAGGGCGAGAACGCGGTGGCCTACCTTGTTCAGTCCGGCTTGGGTCTGCCAGACGAGGCCTACTACCGTTCCGAGGCCCACGCCGAAACCCTAGAGGCGTACCGCAAGCACGTTGCGGAAATGCTCGGCTTCCTCGATCCGGCGAACCTATTTGGTCTTCCTGCAGATGCCGCCGCGACGCGCATCGTCAACTTGGAGACTGAGCTTGCCTCTGGCCACTGGGACGTAGTGCAGTCTCGCGATGCCATGGCGACCTACAACCCAGTCGAGGTCGAAGACTTGCCTGACGTGATCAGGAAGCTACTGTCTGGCTCCGGTGTCACCACTGGGCGCGTTATCAATATGATGCCGTCCTACACTGAGCACCTCGCAGGCATGCTGCGCCCAGAGCACCTCGCGGACTGGCAGCTGTGGGCAACCTGGTGCATTCTTCGTTCCCGCGCAGGCCTACTTGCCGAAGAAATCGGCGCGAAGAACTTCGAGTTCTACGGGACCAAGCTCTCTGGGGCGACCCAGCAGCGCGACCGCTGGAAGCGTGGCGTCGGTCTCGCAGAATCCTTAGTCGGTGAGGAAATCGGCAAGGCTTACGTGGATCAGCACTTCCCTGCCAAGTCCAAGGAAGACATGCTCACTCTGGTTGGCTATCTCACCCGCGCCTACCGCGAGCGCATCAGTCAGCTGGAATGGATGACGGAAGAAACCCGCACCCGCGCGATCGAAAAGCTTGCCCAGTTCAAGGCGAAAATCGGCTATCCGGATATGTGGCGCAGCTACGAAGGGCTTGAGTTTGATACCTCGGGCGAGCTGCTCGTCGACAATGTGCGCAAAGGCGCGGCCTTTGAACACGAGTACCAGCTGGCAAAGGTGGGCAAACCTGCCGACCGCGACGAATGGGTCACCACTCCTCAGACTGTCAACGCGTTTTACAACCCGGTGGTCAATGACATCACTTTCCCAGCAGCAATCCTGCAACCACCGTTTTACAACCCCGATGCGGACGCAGCGGAGAACTTCGGTGCGATCGGCGCAGTCATCGGCCACGAGATCGGCCACGGCTTCGATGACCAGGGCTCACGCTACGACGGCCTAGGCAACCTCAACTCGTGGTGGACCGACACAGACCGAGAGGCTTTCGACGAGCTGACCGGCAAATTGGTCGAGCAATATGACGGCCTAATCCCGGCTGTTTTGAAGGGCAAAGAAGGCGTCGATGGTGTCAACGGTGAATTCACCCTAGGCGAGAACATCGGCGACCTCGGCGGACTCGGCATCGCCGTGGTGGCGTACAAGCTGTACCTCGCCGACGAAGGGCTCGACGATGGGCCTGAGCTAGAATTCCAGGTCGAACAGGCCGAGCCTGCTCTCTATGAGCAAAAGTACACAGGCATGCAGCGTCTCTTCCTCGCGTGGGCCCGAGTGTGGCGCACGGCGATCCGCCCAGAAATGGCGCACCAGTACTTGGCAATCGACCCGCACTCCCCGGCTGAGTTCCGGTGCAACAAGATCGTTGCCAATGTTGACGAGTTCTACCAAGCGTTCCCTGAGGTGACGTCGGACTCCGAGATGTGGATCGCCCCGGAGGACCGCGTCACCATTTGGTAG